A window of the bacterium genome harbors these coding sequences:
- a CDS encoding DUF1559 domain-containing protein, translating into MERRGFTLIELLVVIAIIAILAAILFPVFSQAREKARQANCLSNLKNIGQAALMYLQDWDEYALHQCQPNNGMGSWAATLQPYIKNWGIYWCPTLGIPDTTGWPDCVKAIVPHYGLNGWGTAEYFTGSSWPWRRYGAQNRPSERCWFIDTIYWDKPTGRAYAWGYFTFWNQYSAAMDPTWDLTDSRHQDGFNVLFLDGHVKYVKRDQVCQEGNYWYKLEFWGNVWSPTD; encoded by the coding sequence ATGGAGAGACGAGGCTTTACATTGATAGAACTGCTTGTTGTGATTGCGATTATCGCCATTCTGGCGGCCATTCTCTTCCCTGTTTTCAGCCAGGCAAGGGAAAAGGCGAGACAAGCTAATTGTCTATCCAATCTCAAGAATATAGGGCAAGCAGCGCTGATGTATCTACAAGACTGGGATGAGTACGCTCTCCATCAGTGCCAACCAAATAATGGGATGGGTTCCTGGGCAGCCACACTTCAGCCGTATATAAAGAATTGGGGAATCTATTGGTGCCCTACCCTAGGCATTCCTGACACCACAGGCTGGCCTGATTGTGTGAAGGCAATAGTTCCACACTACGGGCTCAACGGTTGGGGCACAGCGGAATATTTTACGGGTAGCTCCTGGCCCTGGCGAAGGTATGGTGCGCAAAACCGCCCCTCTGAGCGCTGCTGGTTCATTGATACAATCTATTGGGATAAGCCCACGGGAAGAGCTTATGCCTGGGGTTATTTCACCTTCTGGAACCAATATTCCGCAGCCATGGACCCTACCTGGGACCTCACAGATTCCCGCCATCAAGATGGTTTCAATGTCCTCTTCTTGGATGGACATGTTAAATATGTAAAGAGGGACCAGGTATGTCAGGAAGGAAACTACTGGTATAAACTGGAATTCTGGGGCAATGTCTGGAGCCCTACCGATTAA